From one Aeropyrum camini SY1 = JCM 12091 genomic stretch:
- a CDS encoding FUN14 domain-containing protein, giving the protein MAEITAGDIFTGVLLQLGGGGILGFAAGYALKKAIKILLLAVGVFTLGLLGLAYYGVVSVNWDKLALLVERAISGGEAAAASLKSYIIAATPFAASFLVGFSLGFKYG; this is encoded by the coding sequence ATGGCTGAAATCACTGCTGGCGACATCTTCACAGGCGTGCTGCTACAGCTGGGGGGCGGCGGCATCCTGGGGTTCGCCGCCGGCTATGCCCTCAAAAAGGCTATAAAGATCCTCCTCCTCGCAGTTGGTGTGTTCACCCTGGGCCTCCTAGGCCTAGCATACTACGGCGTGGTAAGCGTAAACTGGGACAAGCTCGCCCTCCTTGTTGAGAGGGCTATCTCGGGGGGTGAGGCGGCCGCCGCCAGCCTAAAGTCCTACATAATAGCCGCCACACCCTTCGCCGCCAGCTTCCTAGTAGGTTTCTCCCTGGGCTTCAAATACGGCTAG